Proteins from a genomic interval of Peromyscus leucopus breed LL Stock chromosome 12, UCI_PerLeu_2.1, whole genome shotgun sequence:
- the Fam43a gene encoding protein FAM43A: MLPWKKHKFELLAEAPPRQASKPKGYAVSLHYSALSSLARACPEGALSRVGSMFRSKRKKLHITSEDPTYTVLYLGNATTIQARGDGCTDLAVGKIWSKSEAGRQGTKMKLTVSAQGIRMVHAEERALRRPGHLYLLHRVTYCVADARLPKVFAWVYRHELKHKAVMLRCHAVLVSKPEKAQAMALLLYQTSANALAEFKRLKRRDDARHQQQELVGAHTIPLVPLRKLLLHGPCCYKPPVERSRSAPKLGSITEDLLGEQQEEELQEEEEEEEEHLEGCLEEDEEEEDRVGDGDPAEEEAEAQRALVVAMHLECGDLLDPLENGHEEALGDSGVSLGPSSGTSPPLPGCDSDMKAQLSQLISDLGDLSFGNDVRTLESDLRVTRLLSGESTGSESSIEGGGLDATPATYGNPNPSGPADSTSLDDSYSG; the protein is encoded by the coding sequence ATGCTGCCGTGGAAGAAGCACAAGTTCGAGCTGCTGGCCGAGGCGCCGCCGCGGCAGGCGTCCAAGCCTAAGGGCTACGCTGTGAGCCTGCACTACTCCGCGCTCAGCTCCTTGGCGAGGGCCTGCCCGGAAGGGGCGCTCAGCCGGGTGGGCAGCATGTTCCGCTCCAAGCGCAAGAAGCTGCACATTACTAGCGAGGACCCCACTTACACCGTGCTCTACCTGGGTAATGCTACCACCATCCAGGCGCGCGGCGACGGTTGCACGGACCTAGCGGTGGGCAAGATCTGGAGCAAGAGTGAGGCAGGCCGTCAAGGCACGAAGATGAAGCTGACGGTGAGCGCGCAAGGCATCCGCATGGTGCACGCGGAGGAGCGAGCGCTGCGGAGACCTGGCCACCTCTACCTGCTGCACCGCGTCACCTACTGTGTGGCAGACGCTCGGCTGCCCAAAGTCTTCGCCTGGGTGTACCGGCATGAGCTGAAGCACAAGGCGGTAATGCTACGTTGCCACGCGGTGCTGGTGTCCAAGCCGGAGAAGGCTCAGGCTATGGCCCTGCTGCTCTACCAGACGTCAGCCAACGCTCTGGCCGAGTTTAAACGTCTCAAGCGGCGGGACGATGCGCGTCACCAGCAGCAGGAGCTGGTGGGCGCACACACCATCCCGCTAGTGCCGCTGCGCAAGCTGCTCTTGCACGGACCTTGCTGTTACAAGCCGCCGGTGGAGCGCAGCCGCAGCGCTCCCAAGCTAGGCTCTATCACCGAGGACCTGCTTGGGgaacagcaggaggaggagctgcaggaggaagaagaagaagaagaggagcacCTCGagggctgcctggaggaggaCGAGGAAGAAGAGGACCgtgtgggggatggggatccAGCAGAGGAAGAGGCTGAGGCGCAGAGGGCGCTGGTGGTGGCTATGCACTTGGAATGTGGGGACTTGCTGGACCCGCTGGAGAATGGCCACGAGGAGGCGTTGGGGGACAGCGGGGTCTCGCTGGGCCCCAGCTCTGGGACCTCACCTCCTCTGCCAGGCTGTGACTCCGACATGAAGGCCCAGCTGTCGCAGCTTATTAGTGACCTGGGCGACCTTAGCTTTGGCAATGATGTGCGCACCCTGGAGTCCGATTTAAGGGTGACACGGCTGCTGTCGGGCGAGAGCACGGGCAGCGAGAGCTCCATCGAGGGCGGAGGCCTGGATGCCACCCCTGCCACCTACGGCAACCCCAACCCGTCGGGCCCTGCTGACAGCACCAGCCTAG